A single window of Rana temporaria chromosome 1, aRanTem1.1, whole genome shotgun sequence DNA harbors:
- the LOC120913671 gene encoding cold-inducible RNA-binding protein B-like isoform X2 yields the protein MSDDGKLFVGGLSFDTNEQSLEDVFCKYGNIAEVVVVKDRETKRSRGFGFVTFENADDAKDAMQAMNGKSVDGRQIRVDQAGKSSGDRRGGYRGGSSGGGRGFFRGSRGRGGGGGYGSSGGRFDRSGGSSSYGGGSRDYYGSSGRSQGGYGDRSGGSSYRDSYDSYR from the exons ATGTCTGACGATGGAAAGCTTTTTGTTGGAGGTTTGAGCTTTGATACCAATGAGCAGAGTCTGGAAGATGTATTCTGTAAATACGGGAACATTGCTGAAG tgGTTGTGGTGAAGGATCGGGAGACCAAGAGATCGCGTGGCTTTGGTTTTGTCACATTCGAAAATGCTGATGATGCGAAAGATGCCATGCAAGCGATGAATGGGAAG TCTGTGGATGGTCGTCAGATTCGGGTTGATCAGGCTGGAAAGTCCTCTGGTGACAGGAGAGGAGGCTACAGAGGTGGCTCatctggaggaggaagagggttcTTCCGTGGAAGTAGAGGCCGTG GTGGTGGTGGAGGATATGGAAGCAGCGGTGGCCGGTTTGATCGAAGTGGAGGAAGCAGCAGCTATGGCGGTGGATCCCGGGATTATTATGGTAGCAG tgggaGAAGTCAAGGAGGTTATGGTGATCGCTCAGGAGGAAGCTCCTACAGAGACAGTTATGACAGCTACA GGTGA
- the LOC120913671 gene encoding cold-inducible RNA-binding protein B-like isoform X1, giving the protein MSDDGKLFVGGLSFDTNEQSLEDVFCKYGNIAEVVVVKDRETKRSRGFGFVTFENADDAKDAMQAMNGKSVDGRQIRVDQAGKSSGDRRGGYRGGSSGGGRGFFRGSRGRGGGGGYGSSGGRFDRSGGSSSYGGGSRDYYGSSGRSQGGYGDRSGGSSYRDSYDSYTSHD; this is encoded by the exons ATGTCTGACGATGGAAAGCTTTTTGTTGGAGGTTTGAGCTTTGATACCAATGAGCAGAGTCTGGAAGATGTATTCTGTAAATACGGGAACATTGCTGAAG tgGTTGTGGTGAAGGATCGGGAGACCAAGAGATCGCGTGGCTTTGGTTTTGTCACATTCGAAAATGCTGATGATGCGAAAGATGCCATGCAAGCGATGAATGGGAAG TCTGTGGATGGTCGTCAGATTCGGGTTGATCAGGCTGGAAAGTCCTCTGGTGACAGGAGAGGAGGCTACAGAGGTGGCTCatctggaggaggaagagggttcTTCCGTGGAAGTAGAGGCCGTG GTGGTGGTGGAGGATATGGAAGCAGCGGTGGCCGGTTTGATCGAAGTGGAGGAAGCAGCAGCTATGGCGGTGGATCCCGGGATTATTATGGTAGCAG tgggaGAAGTCAAGGAGGTTATGGTGATCGCTCAGGAGGAAGCTCCTACAGAGACAGTTATGACAGCTACA CCTCGCACGATTAA